From the Rhinolophus sinicus isolate RSC01 linkage group LG02, ASM3656204v1, whole genome shotgun sequence genome, one window contains:
- the MLF2 gene encoding myeloid leukemia factor 2, with protein MFRFMRDVEPEDPMFLMDPFAIHRQHMNRMLSGGFGYSPFLSITDGSMPGTRPASRRMQAGAVSPFGMLGMSGGFMDMFGMMNDMIGNMEHMTAGGNCQTFSSSTVISYSNTGDGAPKVYQETSEMRSAPGGIRETRRTVRDSDSGLEQMSIGHHIRDRAHILQRSRNHRTGDQEERQDYINLDESEAAAFDDEWRRETSRFRQQRPLEFRRHEASGGGGRRAEGPPRLAIQGPEDSPSRQSRRYDW; from the exons ATGTTCCGCTTCATGAGGGATGTGGAGCCTGAGGATCCCATGTTCCTGAT GGATCCCTTTGCTATTCACCGTCAGCATATGAACCGAATGTTGTCAGGTGGTTTTGGATATAGCCCCTTCCTCAGCATCACAGATGGCAGTATGCCAGGGACCAGACCTGCCAGCCGCAGGATGCAG GCTGGGGCTGTCTCCCCCTTCGGGATGCTGGGAATG TCAGGTGGCTTCATGGACATGTTTGGGATGATGAATGACATGATCGGGAACATG GAACATATGACTGCTGGAGGCAACTGCCAGACCTTTTCATCCTCCACTGTCATCTCCTACTCCAATACTGGCGATGGTGCTCCCAAGGTCTACCAGGAGACGTCAGAGATGCGCTCGGCCCCAGGCGGG ATCCGGGAGACTCGGAGGACCGTACGGGATTCGGACAGTGGACTAGAGCAGATGTCCATTGGGCATCACATTCGAGACCGGGCTCACATCCTCCAGCGCTCCCGAAACCACCGCACAGGGGACCAGGAGGAGCGGCAGGACTACATCAACCTGGATGAGA GTGAGGCCGCAGCATTTGATGATGAGTGGCGGAGGGAGACATCTCGATTCCGGCAGCAGCGTCCTCTGGAATTTCGACGGCATGAGGCCTCAGGGGGTGGGGGACGAAGGGCTGAGGGGCCTCCTCGCCTGGCCATACAGGGACCTGAGGATTCCCCCTCCCGACAGTCCCGCCGCTATGACTGGTGA